One window of Inquilinus sp. Marseille-Q2685 genomic DNA carries:
- a CDS encoding methyltransferase domain-containing protein, with protein sequence MSDWAGDNDPEERRRATIAAAKQRATLVDRWSREDMGKLESWAERARAAAVHARPGLRVLDIGCGAMALESALPEGCTYLPLDCVRRDERTIVRDLNREPFPDIAADMAFALGVLEYIYDVPRFLRGLRVAVPRALLSYHPLDRNIGRDRWSLGWVNALNSAELSALLRHAGFKRVRVVPYKPKLLFYLVERYPA encoded by the coding sequence ATGTCGGACTGGGCCGGGGACAACGATCCGGAGGAGCGCCGCCGCGCCACGATCGCGGCGGCGAAGCAGCGGGCGACGCTGGTCGACCGCTGGTCGCGGGAGGATATGGGCAAGCTGGAGTCCTGGGCCGAGCGGGCCCGGGCCGCCGCCGTCCACGCTCGCCCGGGCCTGCGGGTGCTGGACATCGGCTGCGGCGCCATGGCGCTGGAGAGTGCGCTGCCGGAGGGCTGCACCTATCTGCCGCTCGACTGCGTCCGCCGCGACGAGCGCACCATCGTCCGCGACCTGAACCGGGAGCCGTTTCCCGACATCGCGGCCGACATGGCCTTCGCCCTCGGCGTGCTGGAATACATCTATGACGTGCCGCGCTTCCTGCGCGGCCTGCGGGTGGCGGTGCCCCGCGCCCTGCTGAGCTATCATCCGCTGGATCGGAACATCGGCCGCGACCGCTGGTCGCTCGGCTGGGTCAACGCGCTGAATTCGGCGGAGCTCTCGGCCCTGCTGCGGCACGCCGGCTTCAAGCGCGTCCGGGTCGTCCCCTACAAGCCCAAGCTGCTGTTCTACTTGGTCGAGCGCTATCCGGCCTGA
- a CDS encoding DUF1643 domain-containing protein, which translates to MAQPDLFTDRGAVFSDCGRYRTLLWRRWDRSAPPANFLLLNPSTADEVKNDPTVERCERRARAMGYGGLIVTNAFALRSTDPKALYADPDPVGPGNPEAIVQAARAAALVVCGWGRHCDAVRPGWGRALLRMLAEAGAVPHALAITADGSPKHPLYVGYAVQPAPVPAGV; encoded by the coding sequence ATGGCCCAGCCCGACCTGTTCACTGACCGCGGCGCCGTCTTCAGCGATTGCGGCCGCTACCGCACCCTGCTGTGGCGGCGCTGGGACCGGTCGGCGCCGCCGGCCAACTTCCTGCTGCTGAACCCGTCCACGGCCGACGAGGTCAAGAACGACCCGACGGTCGAGCGCTGCGAGCGCCGGGCCCGGGCGATGGGCTATGGCGGGCTGATCGTCACCAACGCCTTCGCCCTGCGCTCGACCGATCCGAAGGCGCTCTACGCCGATCCCGATCCGGTCGGCCCCGGCAATCCGGAGGCGATCGTCCAGGCCGCCCGCGCCGCGGCGCTGGTGGTCTGCGGCTGGGGCCGGCATTGCGACGCCGTGCGCCCCGGCTGGGGCCGGGCGCTGCTGCGGATGCTGGCCGAGGCCGGGGCGGTGCCGCACGCGCTCGCCATCACCGCCGACGGTTCGCCCAAGCACCCGCTCTATGTCGGCTACGCCGTGCAGCCGGCGCCGGTGCCCGCCGGCGTCTGA